A window of the Oncorhynchus masou masou isolate Uvic2021 chromosome 13, UVic_Omas_1.1, whole genome shotgun sequence genome harbors these coding sequences:
- the LOC135553021 gene encoding somatolactin codes for MNIMQVMQSVVWAVLLWPCLVSLGVPLECKDEQGSIILCASISKEKLLDRVIQHAELIYRVSEESCTLFEEMFVPFPMRSQRNQAGYTCATKAFPIPGSKSEIQQISDKWLLHSVLILVQSWIEPLVYLQTTLDRYDDAPDTLLKKTKWVSEKLLSLEQGVVVLIRKMLDDDMLATSYYEQGVAPYALQPEVLESVLRDYTLLSCFKKDAHKMETFLKLLKCRQTDKYSCFLH; via the exons ATGAACATTATGCAAG TCATGCAGAGTGTTGTATGGGCAGTGCTACTCTGGCCCTGTCTGGTGTCCTTGGGTGTCCCTCTGGAGTGTAAGGACGAGCAGGGCAGCATCATACTATGTGCCTCCATCTCCAAGGAGAAACTACTGGACCGGGTCATCCAACACGCCGAGCTCATCTACCGTGTCTCTGAGGAGTCCTGCACTCTGTTT GAGGAGATGTTTGTCCCTTTCCCTATGCGCTCCCAGAGGAACCAGGCAGGATACACATGCGCCACCAAGGCCTTCCCCATCCCGGGCTCCAAAAGCGAAATCCAGCAGATCTCG GACAAGTggctcctccactctgtcctaaTTCTGGTCCAGTCCTGGATTGAGCCATTGGTGTACCTGCAAACCACCTTGGATCGCTATGATGACGCCCCCGACACTCTACTCAAAAAGACCAAATGGGTGTCAGAAAAACTCCTTAGTTTGGAGCAAGGAGTGGTGGTCCTCATCAGGAAG ATGCTGGACGATGACATGCTGGCCACCTCCTACTATGAGCAGGGTGTGGCTCCATACGCCCTGCAGCCTGAGGTGCTGGAGTCAGTTCTGAGGGACTACACTCTGCTCAGCTGCTTCAAGAAGGACGCCCACAAGATGGAGACCTTCCTCAAGCTCCTCAAGTGTCGCCAGACTGACAAATACAGCTGTTTCCTTCATTAG